The following are from one region of the Synechococcus sp. CBW1108 genome:
- the recO gene encoding DNA repair protein RecO, with the protein MPEQSLEGLALSCKPLGENDRLLTLLSEDQGVIRLAVPGARKPRSSLAAAVPLSHLKLLVGGGSGLRRVRQLKVLRSYSGLAQQLEALAAAQALSELCLALVPGEAPAPGVLADLLMQLGRLDALVRERGCDLEALAIAVQGSVHLLALGGYALPLGRCARSGEPLEPPVGNWDWRCSLIPSEGLVIGAVAGARVVLNASELALLQRLLRPNLPRRRDGELMGPLAVWLHLLELVEHWCQEHLGRRPRALNMLRSSLSTSPAPSWD; encoded by the coding sequence GTGCCGGAACAGAGCCTCGAAGGTTTGGCCCTGAGCTGTAAGCCCCTCGGCGAAAACGACCGCCTCCTCACCCTGCTGAGCGAAGACCAGGGCGTGATCCGGCTTGCGGTGCCCGGGGCGCGCAAACCCCGCAGCAGCCTGGCCGCCGCCGTCCCCCTTAGCCACCTGAAGTTGCTGGTGGGCGGGGGCAGCGGCCTGCGGCGGGTGCGACAGCTGAAGGTGTTGCGTAGCTACAGCGGTTTGGCCCAGCAGCTGGAGGCCCTCGCCGCCGCCCAGGCCCTCAGCGAGCTCTGCCTGGCCCTGGTACCCGGCGAGGCCCCGGCACCGGGAGTGCTGGCGGATCTGCTGATGCAGCTGGGCCGTCTAGATGCCCTGGTGCGGGAACGGGGCTGCGACCTTGAGGCCCTGGCAATTGCTGTGCAGGGCAGCGTCCACCTGCTTGCCCTCGGCGGCTACGCCCTGCCCCTAGGCCGCTGCGCCCGCAGTGGCGAGCCGCTCGAGCCCCCCGTGGGCAACTGGGACTGGCGCTGCAGTCTGATCCCCAGCGAGGGTCTGGTGATCGGCGCTGTCGCCGGCGCCCGGGTGGTGCTCAACGCCTCGGAGTTGGCCCTGCTGCAGCGGCTGCTGCGGCCCAACCTGCCCCGCCGGCGCGATGGCGAACTGATGGGGCCCCTGGCGGTGTGGCTACACCTGCTCGAGTTGGTGGAGCACTGGTGCCAGGAGCATCTGGGCCGCCGGCCCCGGGCCCTGAACATGCTGCGCTCCAGCCTCAGCACGAGCCCTGCGCCATCATGGGATTGA
- the deoC gene encoding deoxyribose-phosphate aldolase has protein sequence MRAERPDLAPLIDHALLDPHQGTAAILQCCSEARHFGFAGVCVSSRWVATARDQLPREGKGHTPQLIAVVGFPFGAVPAGVKQAEAEAAAAAGADELDVVPDFGSLADRSSTPIHDELAGICELGLPVKVILEVGRLDPEALALLVEISIDAGARFLKTGSGFGPPVTLEQVGQLRDLARGRAAIKASGGIASLEQALALVEAGATRLGTSRGVALAQALRG, from the coding sequence ATGAGGGCAGAACGACCCGACCTGGCCCCCCTGATCGACCATGCCCTGCTGGACCCCCACCAGGGCACAGCCGCAATCCTGCAGTGCTGCTCGGAAGCGCGCCACTTCGGCTTTGCCGGGGTGTGCGTGTCCTCCCGCTGGGTGGCCACCGCCAGGGACCAGCTGCCCCGGGAAGGGAAGGGCCATACCCCCCAACTGATTGCCGTCGTGGGCTTCCCCTTTGGGGCCGTGCCGGCAGGGGTGAAGCAGGCTGAGGCTGAGGCCGCGGCGGCAGCGGGTGCCGACGAACTCGACGTGGTGCCCGATTTCGGTTCTTTGGCGGATCGCAGCAGCACACCGATCCACGACGAACTCGCCGGGATCTGCGAGCTGGGCCTGCCGGTGAAGGTGATCCTGGAGGTCGGGCGGCTCGATCCCGAGGCCCTGGCCCTGCTGGTGGAGATCAGCATCGATGCCGGCGCCCGCTTCCTCAAGACCGGCAGTGGTTTCGGGCCGCCGGTGACCTTGGAGCAGGTAGGGCAGCTGCGGGATTTGGCCAGGGGGCGCGCGGCCATCAAGGCCTCCGGAGGCATCGCCAGCCTCGAGCAGGCCCTGGCCCTGGTGGAGGCCGGTGCCACCCGGTTGGGCACCAGCCGCGGCGTGGCCCTGGCCCAGGCGCTGCGGGGCTGA
- the lipB gene encoding lipoyl(octanoyl) transferase LipB produces the protein MTPNLDAILFEATGPVPFERAWAAQRQLQQRLLDRPEGPDAVLLLEHEPCYTLGRGASEAFLRFDPAAPPLPLHRIDRGGEVTHHAPGQLVLYPVLNLQRHGADLHLYLRQLEQVVIDVLAGLDLHGERIDGLTGVWLEGRKVAAIGVGARRWISQHGLALNVDGNLAGFAAVVPCGLGDRGVGRLADWLPGLNSQQLRRPLLEAFASRFGLVLRPPGPQEEVFKP, from the coding sequence ATAACTCCCAACCTCGATGCAATCCTTTTTGAAGCGACGGGTCCGGTGCCGTTCGAGCGGGCCTGGGCGGCCCAGCGCCAACTGCAGCAGCGGCTGCTGGACCGGCCCGAGGGCCCCGACGCCGTGCTCCTGCTCGAGCATGAGCCCTGTTACACCTTGGGCCGCGGCGCTTCTGAGGCCTTCCTGCGCTTCGATCCCGCCGCACCACCCCTGCCCCTGCATCGAATTGACCGCGGTGGCGAGGTGACCCACCACGCTCCGGGCCAGCTGGTGCTCTATCCGGTACTCAATTTGCAGCGCCATGGCGCTGACCTGCACCTGTACCTGCGCCAACTCGAGCAGGTGGTGATCGATGTGCTGGCAGGCCTGGATCTCCACGGCGAGCGGATCGATGGGCTCACCGGGGTCTGGCTGGAGGGCCGCAAGGTGGCGGCGATCGGGGTTGGGGCCCGGCGCTGGATCAGCCAGCACGGCCTGGCCCTGAATGTGGATGGCAACCTGGCCGGCTTTGCTGCGGTGGTGCCCTGCGGCCTGGGCGATCGCGGCGTGGGGCGCCTGGCGGATTGGCTGCCGGGGCTCAATTCCCAGCAGCTGCGCCGACCATTGCTGGAGGCTTTTGCCAGCCGTTTTGGCCTGGTGCTGCGGCCCCCTGGCCCCCAGGAGGAGGTGTTCAAGCCGTGA
- a CDS encoding glycosyltransferase family 4 protein gives MVHIAWLGKKTPFCGNVTYGLNTTHALRRRGHGISFIHFDTPPGSLARSPDGLPEVENQGDSNGGGPEVALPYLVKSQVYTIPSLGAQRELRESLERLKPDLVHASLTLSPLDFRLPDLCQQLGLPVVATFHPAFDASLRNLSAGTQQLTYQLYGPTLAKFDRVIVFSELQAEMLQRLGVRPERLAVIPNGVDTTMWRPASLDPSASPELQDLRRRFAGRRVFLYMGRVATEKNVEALIKSWRLVRPAGCVLVIVGDGPLRSSLQATGAEPDLVWWGYEPSLERRVAFQQLAEVFLLPSLVEGLSLALLEAMASGTACVATDAGADGEVLEGGAGIVISTQGVTTQLRTLIPVLRDQPVLTAELGRRARARALERYTLEGNIDALEALYDQLVPQGSLVA, from the coding sequence GTGGTCCACATTGCCTGGCTGGGCAAAAAAACCCCGTTCTGCGGCAACGTCACCTACGGACTGAATACCACCCATGCGCTGCGCAGGCGCGGCCACGGGATCAGCTTCATCCACTTCGATACCCCGCCTGGAAGCCTGGCCCGCTCCCCTGATGGCCTGCCAGAGGTTGAAAATCAAGGCGACAGCAATGGCGGCGGCCCCGAGGTGGCCCTGCCCTATCTGGTGAAATCCCAGGTGTACACAATCCCCTCCCTGGGGGCCCAGCGGGAGCTGCGCGAATCCCTGGAGCGGCTCAAACCCGACCTGGTACACGCCAGCCTCACCCTCTCCCCGCTCGATTTCCGCCTGCCCGACCTCTGCCAGCAGCTCGGACTGCCCGTGGTAGCAACCTTCCACCCGGCCTTCGATGCCAGCCTGCGCAACCTGTCTGCTGGCACCCAGCAGCTCACCTACCAGCTATATGGGCCCACCCTGGCCAAATTCGACCGGGTGATTGTCTTTTCGGAGCTACAGGCCGAGATGCTTCAGCGCCTGGGGGTGCGGCCCGAGCGACTGGCCGTGATCCCCAACGGCGTCGACACCACCATGTGGCGGCCAGCATCGCTTGACCCCAGCGCCAGCCCCGAACTACAAGACCTGCGCCGGCGCTTTGCCGGCCGGCGCGTCTTCCTTTACATGGGCCGGGTGGCCACTGAAAAAAACGTGGAGGCCCTGATCAAGTCCTGGCGGCTGGTGCGCCCGGCGGGCTGCGTGCTGGTGATCGTGGGCGATGGCCCCCTGCGCAGCTCCCTGCAGGCCACCGGCGCCGAACCAGACCTGGTGTGGTGGGGCTACGAGCCCAGTCTCGAGCGCCGGGTGGCCTTCCAGCAGCTGGCGGAAGTATTCCTGCTGCCCTCGCTGGTGGAGGGGCTGAGCCTGGCACTGCTCGAAGCGATGGCAAGCGGCACTGCCTGCGTCGCCACCGATGCCGGCGCCGATGGCGAGGTGCTGGAGGGGGGGGCGGGCATCGTGATCAGCACCCAGGGAGTCACCACCCAACTGCGCACCTTGATCCCGGTGCTGCGCGACCAGCCGGTGCTCACCGCTGAGCTGGGCCGTCGAGCCAGGGCGCGGGCCCTGGAGCGCTACACCCTGGAGGGAAACATCGACGCCCTTGAAGCGCTTTACGACCAGCTGGTGCCCCAGGGTTCACTGGTGGCCTGA
- the hpf gene encoding ribosome hibernation-promoting factor, HPF/YfiA family — protein sequence MKLLIHGRNLDVTPAIREYTETKLTRAIHHFEGLVKEADVHLSVARNPRVPQQTVEVTMFANGTVIRAQERSDNLYASIDLVASKLSRQLHRYKDRIQEQSQGPVHRSARDEEAGAAANLPPPGSTLVDGKEPELPSPGVRRKYFTMPPMSLDDALHQLELIDHDFYVFRDSASGQIQVAYHRNHGGFGVIQAKEA from the coding sequence ATGAAACTGCTGATCCATGGCCGCAATCTTGACGTCACTCCCGCCATTCGGGAGTACACCGAAACCAAGCTGACCCGCGCCATTCACCACTTTGAGGGCCTCGTCAAGGAGGCCGACGTCCACCTGTCGGTGGCCCGCAACCCCCGGGTGCCGCAGCAAACGGTCGAAGTCACGATGTTTGCCAACGGCACCGTGATCCGCGCCCAGGAGCGCAGCGACAACCTTTACGCCAGCATCGACCTGGTGGCCAGCAAGCTCAGCCGCCAGCTGCACCGCTACAAGGACCGCATCCAGGAACAGAGCCAGGGGCCCGTGCACCGCTCGGCCCGCGACGAGGAGGCAGGCGCCGCCGCCAATCTGCCGCCCCCCGGCAGCACCCTGGTGGATGGCAAGGAGCCGGAACTGCCCAGCCCGGGCGTACGGCGCAAGTACTTCACCATGCCGCCGATGAGCCTCGATGACGCCCTGCACCAGCTGGAGCTGATCGACCACGATTTCTACGTATTCCGCGACTCAGCCAGCGGCCAGATCCAGGTGGCCTATCACCGCAACCACGGGGGGTTCGGCGTGATCCAGGCCAAGGAGGCATGA
- a CDS encoding MFS transporter — MSGSSRTTGLQGVLALPDFRRLWVGQIFSQLADKFYIVLMVFLIAQTWVRGTPEANPALAEAASAIRLDLPETRAQMITLLATGIYVANTIPAMLLGTVAGVWADRWPKRSVMVASNGLRAALVLQAPFCLVQEPLWLGLSWGYWGLVLMTFLESVLTQFFAPAEQAAIPQLVPSDQLLAANSLYQATSMAATIVGFALGDPILRLLHLGLRRIGIDGGEFLLLPLCYGLAAVAISRIRWQEQPRAASRSSVWQEIGEGLQVLRERPRVRGAMVQLVLLYSLLAALYVLAISLASAIPGLGPTQFGTLLAMSGLGLAIGALAVAQLGQGLNRRRLAATGLGTIGWSLVLLGQLRGNLVLTLLLCGMLGVGSALLAIPAQTTIQEQTPEDLRGKVFGLQNNLINIALSLPLVLAGAVVSRYGLLPVLWALAAIALVAALLERPWQRC, encoded by the coding sequence TTGAGCGGCAGTTCTCGCACCACGGGCTTGCAGGGCGTACTGGCCCTGCCCGATTTTCGGCGTCTTTGGGTGGGCCAGATCTTTTCCCAGCTGGCCGACAAGTTCTACATCGTGTTGATGGTGTTTCTGATCGCCCAGACCTGGGTGAGGGGAACGCCGGAAGCCAATCCCGCCCTGGCTGAAGCCGCCTCGGCGATTCGCCTCGACCTGCCTGAGACCCGGGCCCAAATGATCACCCTGCTGGCCACGGGGATCTACGTGGCCAACACAATTCCAGCGATGCTGCTGGGCACGGTGGCGGGCGTCTGGGCCGACCGCTGGCCCAAGCGCTCGGTGATGGTGGCCTCGAACGGCCTGCGGGCCGCGCTGGTGTTACAGGCGCCCTTCTGTCTGGTGCAGGAGCCCCTGTGGCTGGGCCTGAGCTGGGGCTACTGGGGGCTGGTGCTGATGACCTTCCTGGAGTCGGTGCTCACCCAGTTCTTCGCACCGGCCGAACAGGCCGCCATCCCCCAACTGGTGCCCTCAGACCAGCTGCTGGCAGCCAATTCTCTGTACCAGGCCACCAGCATGGCGGCCACGATCGTGGGCTTCGCCCTGGGCGACCCAATCCTGCGCCTGCTCCATCTGGGCCTGCGCCGCATCGGCATCGACGGCGGCGAATTTCTGTTGCTACCCCTCTGTTACGGCCTGGCGGCTGTGGCGATCAGCCGGATCCGCTGGCAGGAGCAACCCCGGGCCGCCAGTCGCAGCTCGGTGTGGCAGGAAATCGGCGAAGGCCTCCAGGTGCTGCGAGAACGGCCGCGGGTACGGGGCGCCATGGTGCAGCTGGTGCTGCTCTACAGCCTCCTAGCTGCCCTATATGTGCTGGCGATCAGCCTGGCCTCGGCCATCCCGGGCCTGGGCCCCACCCAGTTCGGCACCCTGCTGGCGATGAGCGGCCTGGGCCTGGCCATCGGCGCCTTGGCGGTGGCCCAGCTGGGTCAGGGCCTCAACCGCCGCCGCCTGGCCGCCACGGGACTGGGCACCATCGGCTGGAGCCTGGTGTTGCTGGGCCAATTGCGCGGCAACCTTGTCTTGACCCTTTTGCTTTGCGGGATGCTGGGGGTCGGCTCGGCCCTGCTGGCGATCCCGGCCCAGACAACCATCCAGGAACAGACGCCGGAGGACCTGCGCGGCAAGGTCTTTGGCCTGCAGAACAACCTGATCAACATCGCCCTGAGCCTGCCACTGGTGCTGGCAGGCGCGGTGGTGAGCCGCTACGGCCTGCTGCCGGTGCTGTGGGCCCTGGCTGCCATCGCCCTTGTGGCAGCCCTGCTGGAGCGTCCGTGGCAGCGCTGTTAG
- a CDS encoding glycine betaine ABC transporter substrate-binding protein, with amino-acid sequence MTAELAREIIFRSGEHLVLVASSVALALLIALPLGLAIQAHPRWRRLVLGLANAVQTIPSLAIFGLLLTVPLLGGIGSTPAVVALTLYALLPLMRGMLTGLQQVPPGLKQAGQALGLSGGQVLRHVELPLALPSLMAGLRVAAVIAVGVATIGAAIGAGGLGVFIFRGIATVNNTLLLAGALPAAAIALAADACLGALETHLTRGSRQPRPMPWLRRRWALATALLGAALLAIVLGWHQLASPGPAGSVVIGAKGFTEQQLLGELLAQEIEEHTSLQVRREFSLGSTFLCHEAVRQGRVDGYVEYTGTAWSAILKQPSGPGASDRTSLWNRARRLYAERYGLRMFPSLGFENTFAILIRRAQGQQLGLRTISQAVLPARRWRAAFGYEFLNRGDGYPGLASRYGLRFASPPTAMDLGLTYRALADGRVDLIAGDSTSGLIPALKLQVLLDDRHYFPAYDAVPVFNAASLERHPELVPVLENLAGRISAATMQQLNAAVDLEHQSPELVVRRWRQDH; translated from the coding sequence GTGACTGCTGAGCTGGCCAGGGAAATTATTTTTCGCAGCGGCGAACACCTTGTTCTGGTGGCTTCCAGTGTGGCGCTGGCCCTGCTGATCGCCCTGCCCCTGGGGCTGGCGATTCAGGCACACCCCCGCTGGCGCCGCCTGGTGTTGGGGCTGGCCAATGCCGTGCAGACCATCCCCAGCCTGGCGATCTTCGGCTTGCTGCTCACCGTGCCCCTGCTCGGTGGCATTGGTTCCACCCCGGCGGTGGTGGCCCTCACCCTCTACGCCTTGTTGCCCCTGATGCGCGGAATGCTCACCGGGCTCCAACAGGTTCCGCCCGGGCTGAAGCAGGCCGGGCAGGCCCTGGGGCTCAGTGGCGGCCAGGTGCTGCGCCATGTGGAGCTGCCCCTTGCCCTGCCCAGCCTGATGGCGGGCCTGCGGGTGGCTGCCGTGATCGCCGTGGGGGTGGCCACGATCGGCGCGGCGATTGGTGCCGGTGGGTTGGGGGTATTCATTTTCCGAGGTATTGCCACGGTGAACAACACCCTGCTGCTGGCCGGGGCTCTGCCGGCGGCGGCCATTGCCCTGGCTGCCGATGCTTGCCTGGGTGCCCTCGAGACACACCTCACCCGGGGATCGCGGCAGCCACGCCCCATGCCATGGCTCCGGCGGCGGTGGGCCCTGGCGACGGCCCTGCTCGGCGCGGCCCTGCTTGCCATCGTCCTCGGCTGGCATCAGCTGGCCAGTCCAGGCCCTGCTGGCTCGGTGGTGATTGGGGCCAAGGGTTTTACCGAACAGCAGTTGCTCGGTGAACTGCTGGCCCAGGAGATCGAAGAACACACTTCGCTGCAGGTGCGGCGCGAATTCAGCCTTGGCAGCACCTTCCTCTGCCATGAGGCCGTGCGCCAGGGCCGGGTCGATGGCTACGTCGAATACACCGGCACGGCCTGGTCGGCGATCCTCAAGCAGCCCTCGGGCCCCGGCGCCAGCGACCGCACCAGCCTCTGGAACCGTGCTCGCCGGCTTTACGCCGAGCGCTACGGGCTGCGGATGTTCCCCTCGCTTGGCTTTGAGAACACCTTTGCGATTTTGATCCGCCGGGCCCAGGGGCAGCAACTCGGGCTCCGGACCATCAGCCAGGCGGTGCTGCCGGCCCGCCGTTGGCGGGCCGCCTTCGGCTACGAGTTTCTCAACCGGGGCGATGGCTACCCGGGGCTGGCGAGCCGCTATGGCCTGCGTTTCGCCTCGCCTCCGACGGCCATGGATCTGGGCCTCACCTACCGGGCCCTGGCCGACGGCCGGGTGGATTTGATTGCAGGAGATAGCACCAGCGGCCTGATTCCCGCCCTGAAGCTGCAGGTGCTGCTGGACGACCGCCACTACTTCCCCGCCTATGACGCGGTGCCCGTGTTCAACGCCGCAAGCCTGGAGCGTCATCCGGAGCTGGTGCCGGTGCTGGAGAACCTGGCTGGCCGCATCTCGGCCGCCACCATGCAACAGCTCAATGCAGCGGTGGATCTGGAGCACCAGAGCCCCGAACTGGTTGTGCGCCGCTGGCGGCAGGATCACTGA
- a CDS encoding AMP-binding protein codes for MARPIPPAEIHWSGSRRDRRALARRDDWSGITGLEQLWPVLAERHGDALALEAPHAATPDQFSYRQLHQCIEQAAAAFAGLGVVGGDVVALFAENSPRWLQVDQGLMRAGAADAVRGSAAPVEELRYILEDSGASGLVVESAALLAKLALAAEVWARLRFVLVLEGERGDGVPAVPCLGWGELLERGATALACGRPAPPPPRDGARLATILYTSGTTGQPKGVPLSQANLLHQLRHLGVAVAPRPGERAVSVLPIWHSYERSAEYFLLSCGCRQTYTTLKQLRADLQRVRPHYLISVPRLWEALLSGFEDALAAMPESRQRLLRAALANSRAFGQRRRQALDLTLTPESWPARLGAAAAALLRWPLHRLAAALLWPKLRQQLVGGRLRTAISGGGALALHVDGFFEAIGIELLVGYGLTETSPVLTCRRSWCNRRGSAGQPLPDTELRIVESETGMPLLLGQRGRVLARGPQVMAGYWHKPEATAAVFAKDGWFDTGDLGRLLADGSLVLTGRAKDTIVLSSGENIEPGPLEEALVASPLIEQVMVVGQDRKQLGGLLVPRAEALAAFAAAAGDPGDIALLRALARECNRLLASRPGSRPEERLAGVALVEPFTLENGLLTQTLKQRRDRIAERDARWIEAIYGPR; via the coding sequence GTGGCCCGCCCCATCCCCCCTGCCGAGATCCACTGGAGTGGCAGCCGCCGCGATCGCCGCGCCCTGGCCCGGCGCGACGACTGGAGTGGCATCACCGGGCTGGAGCAGCTCTGGCCCGTGCTGGCCGAGCGCCACGGCGATGCCCTGGCCCTGGAGGCCCCCCACGCCGCCACGCCTGATCAGTTCAGCTACCGCCAGCTGCACCAGTGCATCGAGCAGGCTGCAGCAGCCTTCGCTGGCCTGGGGGTGGTCGGCGGGGATGTGGTGGCCCTTTTCGCCGAAAACAGCCCCCGCTGGCTCCAGGTTGACCAGGGGTTGATGCGGGCCGGTGCAGCCGACGCAGTGCGGGGCAGCGCCGCCCCTGTGGAAGAGCTGCGCTACATCCTGGAAGACTCCGGTGCCAGCGGCCTGGTGGTGGAATCGGCGGCCCTGCTCGCCAAGCTCGCCCTCGCCGCTGAGGTGTGGGCCCGGTTGCGTTTCGTGTTGGTGCTGGAGGGGGAGCGGGGCGACGGGGTGCCGGCGGTGCCTTGCCTGGGCTGGGGCGAGCTACTCGAGCGGGGGGCGACGGCATTGGCCTGCGGCCGGCCGGCTCCGCCCCCGCCACGGGATGGGGCCCGCCTCGCCACCATCCTCTACACCTCCGGCACCACGGGGCAGCCCAAGGGCGTGCCCCTGAGCCAGGCAAACCTGCTGCACCAGCTGCGCCACCTGGGGGTGGCCGTGGCCCCCCGGCCCGGGGAGAGGGCAGTGAGCGTGCTGCCGATCTGGCACTCCTACGAGCGCAGCGCCGAATACTTTCTGCTTTCCTGCGGCTGCCGGCAGACCTACACCACCCTCAAGCAACTGCGCGCCGACCTGCAGCGGGTGCGCCCCCACTATCTGATAAGCGTGCCGCGACTGTGGGAGGCCCTGCTCTCCGGCTTCGAAGATGCCCTGGCGGCCATGCCGGAGTCGCGGCAGCGGTTGCTGCGAGCTGCCCTCGCCAACAGTCGCGCCTTCGGCCAGAGGCGCCGCCAGGCACTGGATCTCACCCTCACGCCGGAGAGCTGGCCGGCGCGGCTGGGCGCGGCGGCGGCGGCCCTGCTGCGCTGGCCCCTGCACCGGCTGGCGGCAGCGCTGCTGTGGCCCAAGCTGCGCCAGCAACTGGTGGGCGGCCGGCTGCGTACGGCGATCAGCGGTGGGGGCGCCCTGGCCCTGCACGTGGATGGTTTCTTCGAGGCGATCGGTATTGAGCTGCTGGTGGGCTATGGCCTCACCGAAACCAGCCCGGTGCTCACCTGCCGCCGCAGCTGGTGCAATCGCCGTGGCAGTGCCGGCCAGCCCCTGCCGGACACTGAACTGCGGATCGTGGAAAGCGAAACCGGCATGCCTCTGCTTCTGGGTCAGCGGGGCCGGGTCCTGGCCCGGGGGCCCCAGGTGATGGCTGGCTACTGGCACAAGCCCGAGGCCACCGCGGCGGTGTTTGCCAAGGACGGCTGGTTTGACACCGGCGACCTGGGCCGGCTACTGGCCGATGGCTCCCTGGTGCTCACGGGCCGGGCTAAGGACACGATCGTGCTCAGCAGTGGCGAGAACATTGAGCCCGGCCCCCTGGAGGAGGCCCTGGTGGCCAGCCCCCTGATCGAGCAGGTGATGGTGGTGGGGCAAGACCGCAAGCAGCTCGGCGGCCTGCTGGTGCCCAGGGCCGAGGCCCTGGCGGCCTTCGCCGCCGCGGCTGGCGATCCGGGCGATATCGCCCTGTTGCGGGCCCTTGCGCGCGAGTGCAACCGGCTGCTGGCCTCGCGCCCAGGCTCCCGGCCTGAGGAGCGCCTGGCCGGCGTCGCCCTAGTGGAGCCCTTCACGCTGGAGAACGGCCTGCTCACCCAGACCCTCAAGCAGCGCCGCGATCGCATCGCCGAGCGGGATGCCCGCTGGATCGAGGCTATCTACGGCCCCCGCTGA
- the pyrF gene encoding orotidine-5'-phosphate decarboxylase — protein MPEPTDRIIVALDGMAPEQALAFAAAVPQLCWVKVGLELFVAGGPVVVQQLRDQGKRVFLDLKFHDIPATMAGACRSAARLGAELITVHACAGTEALGEAQAAALESAAAVGLPAPTLLAVTVLTSWEQAHFAAELAIGEPLAAYVPRLARLAVAAGIGGCVCSPLEVAALRSAHPEPFALVTPGIRPAGAAHGDQQRVLTPAQAVAAGASQLVIGRPITAAPDPAAAFSACCRELELASGHQ, from the coding sequence TTGCCCGAGCCCACCGACCGAATCATCGTGGCCCTCGATGGCATGGCGCCGGAGCAGGCCCTGGCCTTTGCCGCGGCGGTGCCGCAGCTGTGTTGGGTGAAAGTGGGTCTGGAACTGTTCGTAGCCGGCGGGCCGGTCGTGGTGCAGCAGCTGCGCGATCAGGGCAAGCGGGTGTTCCTGGATCTCAAGTTCCATGACATCCCGGCCACTATGGCCGGCGCCTGCCGCAGTGCGGCCCGGCTCGGCGCCGAGCTGATCACGGTGCACGCCTGCGCCGGCACCGAGGCCCTGGGTGAGGCCCAGGCGGCGGCGCTGGAGTCGGCCGCGGCGGTGGGCCTGCCGGCGCCCACCCTGCTGGCGGTAACGGTGCTCACCAGCTGGGAGCAGGCCCATTTTGCTGCTGAGCTGGCGATTGGGGAGCCGCTTGCCGCCTACGTGCCCCGGCTGGCCCGGCTGGCCGTAGCGGCCGGCATCGGCGGCTGCGTCTGCTCACCCCTGGAGGTGGCGGCCCTGCGCTCTGCCCACCCCGAGCCCTTTGCCCTGGTGACCCCCGGCATTCGCCCGGCTGGAGCGGCCCATGGGGATCAGCAGCGGGTGCTGACGCCCGCCCAGGCCGTCGCCGCCGGTGCCAGCCAGCTGGTGATCGGTCGGCCGATCACGGCGGCGCCCGATCCTGCCGCGGCTTTTTCGGCCTGTTGCCGGGAGCTGGAGCTGGCCTCAGGCCACCAGTGA